A genome region from Desulfobotulus mexicanus includes the following:
- a CDS encoding diacylglycerol/polyprenol kinase family protein has translation MPLTPEEINRKLLHLMALLMPLGIFYLPRFFPLTSLHVSLVLGSLFGASLLVEILRFRNQKLNSFFSICFGSLMRAGESRSITGSTYIIGGAFFCSLFFAGRADISFIVLFVFILSDAAAALVGISMGKIRILGKSLEGSMACFATAMVLMLFLFPFFPHVLDFWGGSLPLGAAFSTALAITLLELVPIPLPGGSKTNDNLVAPVLSGFILYLF, from the coding sequence ATGCCCCTCACACCTGAAGAAATAAACCGCAAGCTTCTCCACCTCATGGCTCTGTTAATGCCCCTTGGCATCTTTTATCTCCCCCGATTTTTTCCCCTTACATCCCTGCATGTGAGCCTTGTGCTGGGAAGTCTTTTCGGAGCCAGCCTTCTTGTGGAAATCCTGCGCTTCAGAAATCAGAAGCTCAACAGCTTTTTTTCCATATGTTTCGGCTCCCTTATGAGGGCCGGAGAATCAAGAAGCATAACAGGTTCCACCTACATCATTGGAGGAGCCTTTTTCTGCTCTCTTTTTTTTGCAGGAAGAGCAGATATTTCCTTTATAGTCCTCTTTGTTTTTATTCTGAGTGATGCAGCTGCTGCTCTGGTGGGGATTTCCATGGGAAAAATCCGTATCCTCGGCAAATCCCTTGAAGGCTCCATGGCCTGTTTTGCAACAGCCATGGTCCTCATGCTTTTTCTTTTTCCCTTTTTTCCCCATGTTCTGGATTTCTGGGGAGGCAGTCTGCCTTTAGGAGCTGCCTTCAGCACAGCCCTTGCCATAACCCTGCTGGAACTCGTTCCCATCCCCCTGCCCGGAGGCAGTAAAACCAATGATAACCTTGTAGCTCCTGTACTTTCAGGATTTATCCTGTACCTTTTCTAA
- a CDS encoding MerR family transcriptional regulator, with protein MNYKNRYSIGEVSLICNVSKKTLRYYDKIGLINSERDDTNNYRYYTKESLLAVPVIKYYKQMGFKLDEMREFIEGNHYNVYKAIQTSFRSKIDELQREQEEIRRKYASVKDWYDLIIEAEMVIDNNIHEVSIKYVEATDCLYQEQIFNNDIEASIINIEFTNHVEAVNNEITGPVMLNFSSFRDRMENKGQNIRILQRTLMECKKDEQMTFGGYMMVACYHIGPHESICGTYEKMCHWARRHGYLLGDESYERYVADYWTTRNSAQFVTEIMIRATRV; from the coding sequence ATGAATTACAAAAACAGGTATTCCATAGGAGAAGTAAGCCTCATCTGCAATGTTTCCAAAAAAACACTCCGTTATTATGACAAAATCGGACTGATCAATTCAGAAAGGGACGACACCAACAATTACCGTTATTACACCAAGGAATCATTACTGGCTGTGCCTGTAATCAAGTACTACAAACAGATGGGTTTCAAGCTGGATGAAATGCGGGAATTCATTGAAGGCAATCATTACAACGTATACAAGGCCATACAGACATCATTCAGGTCAAAAATTGATGAGCTGCAGAGGGAACAGGAAGAGATCCGGAGAAAATATGCTTCTGTTAAAGACTGGTACGATCTGATTATAGAGGCAGAAATGGTTATTGACAACAATATTCACGAGGTATCCATAAAATATGTGGAAGCCACGGACTGCCTCTATCAGGAACAGATCTTTAACAATGACATAGAAGCATCCATTATCAATATTGAATTTACCAACCATGTGGAAGCAGTAAACAATGAGATAACAGGACCGGTGATGCTGAATTTTTCATCCTTCAGGGACCGGATGGAAAATAAGGGCCAGAACATAAGAATTCTGCAAAGAACCCTGATGGAATGCAAGAAGGATGAACAGATGACCTTTGGCGGGTATATGATGGTTGCATGCTATCACATCGGTCCCCATGAAAGCATCTGCGGAACATATGAAAAAATGTGCCACTGGGCACGCAGACACGGTTATCTGCTGGGAGATGAATCCTACGAAAGGTATGTGGCGGATTACTGGACCACCCGGAACAGTGCACAGTTTGTCACGGAAATCATGATCAGGGCCACACGGGTCTGA
- a CDS encoding CehA/McbA family metallohydrolase, whose amino-acid sequence MQKKRSGMFWSMLPFTLVALFLMAACGKMYSSPAYESGEGVRIVKGPSPIEGDVLNHPDDITIYNEHLALTIAVGSPNFWGMTNGSISNLAVMEGPGQFGVNIVNDVEFLVNSWTASGGSLKADAKILQNTPEKAVVQTTSTWLGDGKANALDVVTTYTLEKNSPVVKMHTRVFNPGPDTYTDMKSGYSMSGLAAYMFGPFGYHTPDVRARNIHVGKNVDEPFGDFVVSYTKDYAITLQMDDTEIYRGTTGYKDLHHNYDLAPGQSRDFTGELQVIPQGHTTPFMVRMIEKKELASAEVSGIVRSDDGNLYPNPVLVVERKGRFKGSFDGSQNLPSNELHEEIQPFIWHVGEADGSFAFTLPVGDYNIYAIAAGYTASKPMAVSVKEGKNISLNFVDDYTIVQGGEVVMHVTDKATGNPVDARIGVDGPVPAVKYLGARTYFTDLESIGRVVIPLAVGDFTFHVMSGADFVSLPEEVRATVGSGETLQRSAAIETHIYPNLYNWYSVDLHHHTDIGDGNTSPEDLVKSQLAARLDLTFVSDHDSVDNHLAVKEFSDARMVGMIPSLEVSPGWGHLNILPMPLNGKIIEPSLNVGEIIAQAHAMNALVIVAHPYTDYGYFNNREIAPGGYDPNFDLIELQPTIDLSKANNPDTKTLAKTMELWTDHLAGKNKAYYLTGGSDTHDVASPTLYSGMIRTYAKVEGKLTPASFIEAVAKGNSYASMGPLFFPSNMEFGGKIAVKAGSSLKLNLDAFAVNGLQSVEIYTSGSEIGSPVETKTFNGSVKRESLTFTVKPEAATWYNFIARDMKGRIAVSNPVWVEVKP is encoded by the coding sequence ATGCAGAAAAAAAGATCGGGTATGTTTTGGTCCATGCTGCCTTTTACCCTTGTAGCCCTTTTTTTAATGGCTGCCTGCGGTAAAATGTATTCTTCTCCGGCCTATGAGTCGGGAGAAGGGGTCCGTATTGTTAAAGGGCCTTCACCCATAGAGGGGGATGTTTTGAATCATCCCGATGATATTACTATTTATAATGAGCATCTGGCTCTGACCATTGCCGTGGGCAGCCCCAACTTCTGGGGAATGACCAATGGCAGTATTTCTAACCTTGCCGTTATGGAAGGTCCCGGTCAGTTTGGTGTGAACATTGTCAATGACGTTGAATTTCTTGTGAATTCATGGACAGCCAGTGGCGGCTCCCTGAAGGCTGATGCAAAAATTCTTCAGAATACACCGGAAAAGGCCGTGGTCCAGACCACCAGCACCTGGCTTGGGGATGGCAAGGCCAACGCCCTTGATGTGGTTACTACCTATACCCTTGAGAAAAACAGCCCTGTTGTAAAAATGCACACCCGTGTATTCAATCCCGGTCCGGATACCTATACGGACATGAAAAGCGGGTATTCCATGAGTGGTCTGGCGGCCTATATGTTCGGACCCTTTGGCTACCATACGCCGGATGTCCGTGCCCGGAACATCCATGTGGGGAAAAATGTGGATGAGCCCTTTGGCGACTTTGTGGTGAGCTATACAAAGGATTACGCCATTACCCTGCAAATGGATGATACGGAAATCTACCGTGGCACAACGGGATATAAGGATCTGCACCATAATTATGACCTCGCTCCCGGCCAGTCCAGGGATTTTACCGGTGAACTGCAGGTGATACCCCAGGGCCACACCACGCCATTTATGGTACGGATGATTGAGAAAAAGGAGCTTGCATCGGCAGAGGTCTCCGGTATTGTCCGGTCCGATGACGGCAATCTTTACCCCAACCCCGTGCTGGTGGTGGAAAGAAAAGGTCGTTTTAAGGGAAGCTTTGACGGATCTCAGAATTTGCCGTCCAATGAGCTCCATGAAGAAATACAGCCCTTTATCTGGCATGTGGGTGAGGCGGATGGCTCCTTTGCCTTTACTCTGCCCGTGGGTGATTATAATATTTACGCCATTGCAGCAGGTTACACCGCATCAAAGCCCATGGCAGTAAGTGTAAAAGAAGGCAAGAATATTTCCCTGAATTTTGTGGATGACTATACCATCGTGCAGGGTGGCGAGGTGGTCATGCATGTGACGGATAAGGCCACGGGCAATCCTGTGGATGCAAGGATTGGCGTGGACGGGCCTGTGCCTGCGGTAAAATATCTGGGTGCCCGTACTTATTTTACGGATCTTGAAAGCATTGGGAGGGTTGTTATTCCCCTTGCTGTGGGAGATTTTACCTTCCATGTCATGTCCGGTGCGGATTTTGTAAGCCTGCCCGAAGAAGTGAGGGCCACTGTTGGATCCGGTGAAACACTGCAGCGTTCCGCAGCCATTGAAACCCATATTTATCCGAATCTTTATAACTGGTACAGTGTGGATCTTCATCACCATACCGATATCGGAGACGGTAACACTTCCCCTGAAGATCTGGTTAAATCCCAGCTGGCAGCCCGTCTGGACCTTACCTTTGTCAGTGATCATGATTCCGTGGACAATCATCTGGCTGTCAAGGAGTTTTCCGATGCCAGAATGGTGGGCATGATTCCAAGCCTTGAAGTGTCTCCCGGCTGGGGTCACCTGAACATCCTTCCCATGCCCCTCAATGGTAAGATCATAGAGCCTTCCCTGAATGTTGGGGAAATCATTGCCCAGGCCCATGCAATGAATGCCCTAGTGATTGTGGCGCATCCTTATACGGATTATGGCTATTTCAACAACCGTGAGATTGCTCCGGGTGGTTATGATCCCAATTTTGATCTTATTGAATTGCAGCCCACCATAGATCTTTCCAAGGCTAACAATCCAGACACTAAGACTTTGGCAAAAACCATGGAACTGTGGACGGATCATCTGGCAGGTAAAAACAAGGCCTATTATCTGACAGGCGGTTCCGACACCCATGATGTGGCATCTCCCACCCTTTATTCAGGTATGATCCGGACCTATGCCAAGGTTGAGGGTAAACTTACGCCCGCAAGCTTTATTGAAGCCGTTGCAAAGGGTAACTCCTATGCCTCCATGGGGCCGCTCTTTTTCCCCTCAAATATGGAATTTGGAGGAAAGATTGCCGTTAAAGCCGGAAGTTCTCTGAAGCTGAATCTCGATGCTTTTGCGGTCAACGGCCTTCAGAGCGTTGAGATCTATACCTCAGGCAGTGAAATAGGCAGCCCTGTGGAAACAAAAACCTTCAATGGCAGTGTTAAACGGGAATCCCTTACCTTTACGGTAAAGCCTGAAGCAGCTACCTGGTACAACTTCATTGCAAGGGATATGAAGGGTAGAATTGCTGTTTCCAACCCTGTGTGGGTGGAAGTTAAGCCCTAG